TCACAATTACTTGTTTGACAGACGTGGGcaaagaaaaatttaaatctaTGCGGCAGGATGCTTAAATTGTCCAAGATTAAAGTGGTTAATAACAGTATTAAAACCAAGCGTATAGTCCTGAACAGTCCCTGTAGAAAGTAACCTAGTCATCAAAACAAGAAAACTCTTTCAAATATGGAATACTTTGTTTGAACTGTAGagtgtttgtttctgtggatTGGTTCATTTGTGACACTAgagaaaaatgttatttacactgGAGTAATAACTGCAAATAACTGCACTAAGGATGGCTGAAATGTTAACCCACTTTCAAGAGAAGTGTTGGCAGTTAGAAGTGTAAACAAATCTGAATTAAATACAAGACATTACTTCAACATGCATTTTTATAGAAAACAGATGCTCATATTATGACCACTGAGTGTGCATTTGTTAATGCCTGTGACATTCTGTCTCGTAAACAAGATACATGCAAGTCTATGTTTTTACTCTTTACAAGTCCTGGTTGCTGTGCAAGTCAGAAGTGTGGGCTTAAATGAGCCAAACACAAGAATCAGACAAAGCAATATTTTTGCTGTGATTATTCTGactggaaaaaaactaattgtaaTCTCAGCCAAATGTAAACAGTAACACCTGCTTACCGATTCTATCCAGCACAATGCTGTCCCAGCTCTTTTTAGCCAGAGTGAACTTCCTGTTGAGCTCAAGCTCAATAGTGTGGTAGGCCCCCATCTGATCAGGGAAGAAGAGAACATAAACAGTGAAGAAGAGAACAGAATCACAAACACTATTTATTTCAAGCAGgagtttaaattaaacaaataacaaatgaatAGTATGATGCCAGGTTGCTTAAAAATTTCAGACCTTGACATACTGGTTCTCCTCTAGGTTAGTGCCCTTAACTCTCAGCTGGCAGGCCTGGGAGTCAAAGTCGATAGTCGTCACACTTAAGGTCAGAGTAGTGCGAACTCTGGAGCTGCCCACACTTCCAGTAGGTGACTCTGTCTGCACCTTCCTGTGGGAACCGAGAAAAGGGACTttacttctgtgtgtgtatttgagacCAAAATACTCAGtgatacacagagagagagagagagagagagaagaaattgGAAAGCTAACATTCGTTTACAAACACAGATTGAATTTAATAAACAAAGCTTTAGTAAAGCTAAACTGGACACTGACCTTCACTGGGGTATTGGAAACATTTTATCTACTTACTTGCATTTGTTTCGTTAAAAGGCATAAAGTTGAGCTACAAATCAAGAATGCTGAAGTTCAAGttttttatacaatatgtaTCTGTTGCTATTGGGTACATCGTAcaagacattgaaaaaatagtatataaatatgttgtttattggATTAAAATTGGCACCGACTTTCCTTAATGTCATTTTGACAGAAATTGCACAAATTGCAAAACATATGTGATACTATTGTGATTCCGATGGTGATCAACATATGTGGCTGAAGTAGATTTGAAGTATTTGTATGGCtgacaaaaagctaaaaatgtcttgaaaCAGCAGAATTCTTACAAAAACAGAAGTCTGTGTTTATAAAGCTTTCTGTTGCAACTCTCTAAGTCAACCTGCATGGCTGGCTGCTTTGTGTTGGGTGTATCACATCTCATCAGTGGTTGTTTTGAAGGTGGATGGTCGCTAACCCTTGAGTATTTTCCctatatactatactacatGTGTGCGGCATTTGAGTCCAAGAAAAATGTCCCTAAATGGGACAATAAAGTATATTGATTAACATAAATGCATACAATGACAGAGTAGGAGATTTTACTCCTTATCAGCTAATGGAAGAATGAAGCACTGACAAATTAAACTGGTCAAGAAAGATGGTGCATTGTTAATTCTGCAGGTATATACAAGATTACAAAGCAAACAACCTCCCCCATGTGGCTGGAAAACTGTCAGTAAGTTGGGTGTGCTTTAATCGTCACCTTTTAGTTGATATAAGTGAATAGTTACCTGATAGTGGAGGCTCTCAGGCTGTCCCCCACTTGAAGTAGGTTGTAGGTGTGCCACATATCCTCCGCCTCCTCTGGCATCAGAGTCACCTGACTAAAGAAGTGCAAACAAGCAATAAGCCAGGCTTTGAGTTGATGTCATTCATGTTAGTGGATATACTTTACTTTTAAGATGTCTAGCCATTATTTGGTATCATCGCACAAATGGTGTAATGATGCAGAAGCATCCATGCTGCTTTTGTAATTATATAGTGTacaaaaatataacacaatTGGAGTTCGTTTTGTTTACTCACTTTGTGTACGTCATTTAAACGAAAGCTATATCCAGAGCTATACAACCTATGCTCATATGGTTAGAGTCCGCGTACTGAGTGCGTGTTATTACATATTAACAACAAATGGGACTATTTCCGTACTAACTGATCCAAAACTCCCCACGCTCGTGAGGTGAATGTAaatcaaatatacatttaacaCACCTAAGTTGACACTAGTACCATCAGCTGCATAGCATGatagttagcttgctaacattagcacgTCACTCACCCGGCATTAtctttttcaatgtctttttgGAGCAACTTCATGGTTGTAGGATAATAAACCACAGTATTATTAGCGTAAAATTGATAGGCTACCGTGTATCCGAGTTAGAGTCATGCTTATCTTACAGTAAATTAGCAAACAAACTAGCTAAGCAATCTCTTAACTTCAGAATGAACTACTCAGAGCGCGTAGCCAGGCGCTAGGACATTGCGTCATGCCAAAATACGTCGTCAATTCTTCCCATTTTGGTCACTTCCGTGGGTGTCGCTTCATTTCGCATCAAATACAGAGCGATACAAACACGAATATGTCCGTAAATGTGGACAAACACGGTTAATCTCGCATTGTTTGACAAAATCTTCAATTTAAGGCCAACAAAACATGAGATGTATCCGAGAAAGATTGttctttttacattgtggtttGAGATAAGTAAATGCTGACCGACGTTGAAAACAGCCAATCCGGGAGAATAACAGCTCCTCAAAACCTCGCCTACTGGCAAATCTGACCAATGGGACCGCGGGAACGTTCGGACCGTTTCCGTTCAACCTCTCTTTAAGCTAACGCTCGTCTAGTTTTTTTGTCGATGGCATGGTGCTAGTAGCTACGCCAGAAATATCGTTGTCACGAGAAATTACGAATGCTGAAAGTTAATTCTGATATCTAATGGGAAATAGTTGATTAAGGCGGATTCCTAAAGTACATGACAGCCATCACGTTTTTAACAATTCAACACCAAGCCTCACATTTTGAGGTTGCAAAATCTGCCCCAAGGTTAGCTAGCAAGCGGGCTAACGATAGCCGATTAACGCTACTAGTTGTGCTAACGGTAACTCGGTAGCTAGTTAACAAGTAACTAAGTCTTGCATTCGTCGGAGTGATTAGAAACCGAACAGAATAGAGGAATAGCATGGCCGAAGCCGATAAGTTGAACATCGACTCTATTATACAACGTCTGCTGGAAGGTAAGACAGTATTTAACTCGATGTTTATTCACAGAGGTAGCCATTTTAGCTAACAGAGGCTAGACAACGATAGCCAGCTAGGCTATGTTAGCCTGATTTCATCTCTAACAAAACACAGACTAGTGAATGAACGCCAGGTATATTTGGTCAATAGCATAATTCTCGCAGCAAATTAACGGTTTGTTGTTTCCGCTAGAACGCATTAGCTAAACACTTAGCACacgttttgtttgttttactctCCCCGAGAAAGTATTCatacattagctagctagttaccTGGAGCGATGTGCATCTTTCATAAATTCGTCATCCATAACCTACATAACCATACATACACTATTCCTGTTTAAATAATCATTGAACGAAATTTACCTTTTTTGCTAGCCAAACAGAAAGGTTGATATATAGCTAATTAGCCTGTCAGCTGGAAAATTGGTACCTATTTTACATGTATTACTGCATAACGTTATCATCAGGTGGCATTTTGAATACGTCCATAGTGGGCTTGGTGTATTTTCAGATTCCAAATGAAATTGATTGCTAATTGTAAGTTTTCACTTGCATGAAATGTCCCTTGGTGTGTCATATGCTAACAATAACCATTTGTGAAGGGAATAAACAACTGAGCAACGGACTGCAAAAGTAAAGAACATACATATAGAATAGAAACATTGCTAAAAAGATATTGCacttgacttttttaacatccaAACGATTTATATTTGTTGGGAAGGCTTGTAAAGATGTAATTTAGAAAATGCCCCATATTCACGCAATAGCACCCTGAGTGGTATCAGAAACTCGTTCCAATGTTTTACTAATTATGGGTTACCCCCAAAATTCATTTATGAAACTGCTCTTTTGCTGAATTTTTGGCCATACTATAATTCTGAATAACTCTTACATCTACAAAAAAACTGAGCGTCATAAGTTTaaaattttgactttttcttgatGAGTACTTCTTGTTTAAATGTCCATTGTAAAAACCTGCAATCTACTGTATCACCTGACTTTTCTTCCACATTTCAACCTATAAATCATACATCTTTTATACAATCATGATTGCTCGGATGACAAAGTAAAGAGTCAAAGATTATACCACAGCGTGCACACTAGACTTGAGCCggtgtaaacattttaaatcccgTTTGATACCATGCCAAAAACCTGACCAGTATACGGAATTTCACCACAGCCCCTCTCAGGTGAGACAGGTGAAAGAACCCATAATAAGAATGTAGTAACTCTATACCACATGGTGGCATTAATGCGTTTCTAAGTTAAAACAACGACTTATAGTAGCtttgattataataataactctTTGGTTAGgtgttttacactttttcttttctttttcagctcaCTTCTTTCATCGGCTTCAAATCCAAAAAAATTCCCCCATGGCTATGCCATTTTAGATTTCTTTGAGACTAACTGTCATATGTCATCTTGTCgctcaaaaaacacaaacgttCTAGTAACGTTAAGCAAATGGTGTGCGCCATTCCCTCTCTCACCCATACTCCCATTGCTTCTGAAATGTAATCTCCTTCACAGCGCCGCTTGGCAGTAAATTGCGGTCAGACACTAGCGTCTTTGTTAGTTCATTTGTAAACACATCGTCATGTTGCTAATTTCTAGTGTTCGGCAAGTTATTGGAAAGTTTAGtgagctaagctaacgttaccattaATTCAACAGAAAGCAAAGTTTTCCTATACTGAAGCTTAACCATAGCCCCAAGTAAATGAAGCAAGctattagctaacgttacataaaCATGGCAATACCAGTTCACTACATCAAAGCTTTTAATTTGCCAGGAAGTGACAGTGATAACTGCCGGTTCAACTTGTTAGCATAAAATCGAACCGGTTTAGGCTCGTACCCCCGGACTAGTGAAAATGGAAATGAGCCAAACTAATTCACCATACATGTCAAATTGTGCCAACTGTCCATGGCAGTCTGccttattttgtttaaaaatgtgaattcTATTTTGGGatgtgttttccctttttagGAATACAATGTCACTTTACActgaatttaaatcaaaatggtGCGCTCTATTTTTGAATAACAACAGAGCATAATTAACAAACTGCTGTGTTAATggtgttttgtttgctttttgttttgtttacagtgtACTGTTATGTACTCATTGCATTTCTCTGTCACAGTGAAAGGGTCCAGACCTGGCAAGAATGTTCAGCTGACAGAGAATGAAATCCGTGGTCTCTGCCTCAAATCCCGGGAGATCTTCCTCAGCCAGCCGATCTTGCTCGAACTTGAGGCGCCCCTCAAGATTTGTGGTGAGGCTTAGTTGTGCTCTTTAGAGTCCGGAAAATTCTCAAGTGTGGTCACATATAATTTACAAACACTCTTAGATGGCTGTTATAGCTTATAGTGCGAGACTAGATTGAGAAAGCTTACATTCTGTTTACATAGTGCATGGCTTGCAACATGATTACAGAACTATAGGGATGAGCTAATACAACTGGCTTGCCTGTACAGTGCTGTTTTGCACTTCAAGTCTCTCTGAAATTGCCATCCTGTGTCATACTGATGATGCCACTTAATAAAGAGTGCTAGTTTAAAGGAACAGTCTTCAAATTTCAGAACTACTAAAGTTTGCAGAGTGGTGCAAATCACCAGTATCCTCTCACTAAATGCAAGCTTGCGAATGCTGTTGTCTCATAACTTAAAAACAGGTCAGGCAACACCATAATAACAgattgtgtatttaaaataatgcaaagCCAATCATGGAATGAAGGGATCTTAATTATAAGGGGGACAATTGTTGTTGTAGGTTTTGTTGTGCACATTCACACTGCACGATAATAACACATTTGACCAACATTGTTGTTTCTACTCTAATACGTCTCTTTTCTCCAGGTGATGTTCATGGGCAGTACTATGATCTGCTGAGGCTGTTTGAATATGGGGGCTTTCCACCAGAGAGCAACTACCTGTTCCTGGGCGACTATGTAGACAGAGGCAAGCAGTCCCTGGAGACAATCTGCCTGTTGCTGGCATACAAGATCAAATACCCAGAAAACTTCTTTCTGCTGAGAGGAAACCATGAGTGCGCTTCCATTAACAGAATATATGGCTTCTACGATGAGTGTAAGTCATGTGACATTCCTACAAAGCCTGTAGGCTTTTTTAAAGTCTAggtcagtgtttctcaaatggggttAAGCAAgatttttgttgtaaatgtaagtcatgcataattcctaaaataattatactCTATAGTAAGAATTTTTATTCTTAATATTTGCAATGTAGCTTTTTTAagttagttctttttttaaagtcaaaatattgtttattaaaCCACAAACTGATTGTGCAGTGCTGTATTGTGCCTTTTTATATAGCTACACATGTTAATGAAAACAAGTTTGAAATCCACCGGTCTAGGTAATAGTCGTCGTGTTCATGTAGAATGTTAGAACAGATTTAAAAGGGGTGGCGGGAGTGAAAGTATTGTAAAgagtagattaaaaaaaactgaaagtgagTCTGACTTACTTGTAATAACAAAAGCAACAGCACAGATAACCTCAGAGTACACCGGGCTTTGGGTTAAAGGAGCATGACAAGGCGGTATGGGCAGTGATTAATCGTATGCTTTTCTTTGCTATTCGGAGTCAGGTTTATGGAAAACATTGTTTCTAATGTGATGTAATAGGTCCATCTGTTTAGCTTTTACTGTCCTCTAGATTAGATTGTGATCAGGACATTGTGGTTTCCTTCCACAGGTAAGAGGCGGTACAACATAAAGCTGTGGAAGACCTTCACCGACTGCTTCAACTGTTTGCCTGTTGCAGCCATTGTTGATGAGAAGATATTCTGTTGCCATGGAGGTATCCTCATCAAACAATTAATTTGCTTTCTATCCAGAGCGCGCACACAAACTCGTCTCTGCACTGTTGTTACTGTCAACATAGTGGTCAATGGCCTGCTGTTGGatcttaattttttatttgaatatagTTGTATAGCCTTGCCAGTGTTAAGGAGGCAATTGGCAAAAATGCCTCTCAGAATGCCTCTTAAATGTGATTCAGGGGAAAACATATTGATATTGggaataacatcacagagtactgTCTAGatctgctcttttatgaaaaccGCAATGAGATaaatgttgttgtgatttagcgctatataaataaaattgaattgaattatgtCATGTTAGCACAAGGTGGAGGTTACTGTATGCATTTCAATCTGGgtttatttcacattaaaaaaaacaacgttcNNNNNNNNNNNNNNNNNNNNNNNNNNNNNNNNNNNNNNNNNNNNNNNNNNNNNNNNNNNNNNNNNNNNNNNNNNNNNNNNNNNNNNNNNNNNNNNNNNNNNNNNNNNNNNNNNNNTTCAACACCGATCCTTTCCCTGTTTATTAGTGATGGCTGtagaacacattttatttctaatcACATCAACAGTACTGGGAATAagtagaaaacatttttttatatacaggtACAACTTCAACAGATTGTG
This sequence is a window from Etheostoma cragini isolate CJK2018 chromosome 21, CSU_Ecrag_1.0, whole genome shotgun sequence. Protein-coding genes within it:
- the ppp1cab gene encoding protein phosphatase 1, catalytic subunit, alpha isozyme b, which produces MAEADKLNIDSIIQRLLEVKGSRPGKNVQLTENEIRGLCLKSREIFLSQPILLELEAPLKICGDVHGQYYDLLRLFEYGGFPPESNYLFLGDYVDRGKQSLETICLLLAYKIKYPENFFLLRGNHECASINRIYGFYDECKRRYNIKLWKTFTDCFNCLPVAAIVDEKIFCCHGGLSPDLQSMEQVRRVMRPTDVPDQGLLCDLLWADPDKDVLGWGENDRGVSFTFGADVVTKFLHKHDMDLICRAHQVVEDGYEFFAKRQLVTLFSAPNYCGEFDNAGAMMSVDETLMCSFQILKPADKKLFYGAGGSLGSGRPVTPPRKAKK